The following coding sequences are from one bacterium window:
- a CDS encoding cytochrome P450, with translation MSWNHRLEDRFLSLRSATFGIVGLTRERVESGIAFNPMRSDLRVNPYPFYRELREKSPVHRAYAADGWVLSRYDDVVAVLSDRSFSSDERHMRRYPIITRRRLLAGLPDMYEAGISSMLRLDPPDHTRLRGLVSKAFTPRKIEAMRPRISELIDELLAKHRPGGRLQLVRDFAAPLPVIVIAEMLGVPSSDRERFHHWSDEAIRTLGGQSLEDQRRAWQAMQEMRDYFAEKIVERRHEERGDLLAELVAAEEAGDRLSDQELFTTLVLLLVAGNETTTKLISNAMVALLRNPEQLEILRKEPDRIPGAIEELLRFDSPVQLTSRMVTGDRRFAGVDMKRGDQIVLLLGAANRDPDRFPEPDRLDVQREDTRHLAFSHGLHFCLGAQLARLEASMAIDALLTRYTHLSLEGEVAWGDNPVLRGPLEVPLGV, from the coding sequence TTGAGCTGGAACCATCGCCTCGAGGATCGTTTTCTTTCGCTGCGGTCTGCGACTTTCGGGATCGTCGGCCTCACCCGGGAACGCGTGGAGAGCGGCATCGCTTTCAATCCGATGCGCTCCGACCTCCGCGTGAACCCCTACCCGTTCTACAGGGAGCTTCGGGAGAAATCACCGGTTCACCGAGCCTACGCCGCGGATGGCTGGGTGCTTTCGCGCTACGACGATGTGGTGGCGGTGCTCTCGGATCGCAGCTTCTCCTCCGACGAGCGCCACATGCGCCGCTATCCAATCATCACGCGCAGGCGCCTGCTCGCCGGTCTGCCGGACATGTATGAAGCCGGGATCTCCTCCATGTTGCGGCTCGATCCACCGGATCACACTCGTTTGCGAGGGTTGGTGAGCAAGGCATTCACGCCGCGCAAGATCGAAGCGATGCGGCCGCGGATCAGTGAGCTCATCGACGAGCTCCTGGCGAAACATCGACCTGGAGGAAGGCTGCAACTCGTGCGGGATTTCGCCGCGCCGCTTCCAGTGATCGTGATCGCTGAGATGCTCGGCGTGCCGAGTAGCGACCGGGAACGATTCCATCATTGGTCGGACGAGGCAATCCGAACGTTGGGCGGACAAAGCCTCGAGGATCAACGTCGGGCCTGGCAAGCGATGCAGGAGATGAGGGACTACTTCGCAGAGAAGATCGTCGAGCGACGCCATGAGGAGCGTGGAGATCTCCTCGCCGAGCTCGTCGCCGCGGAAGAGGCAGGGGATCGGCTGTCCGACCAGGAGCTCTTCACGACACTGGTGCTTCTTCTCGTCGCAGGAAACGAGACGACGACGAAGCTGATCTCCAACGCGATGGTCGCATTGCTTCGCAATCCGGAACAACTGGAGATCCTCCGCAAGGAGCCCGATCGCATCCCGGGGGCGATCGAGGAGCTGCTGCGTTTCGATAGTCCGGTGCAGTTGACGTCACGCATGGTGACCGGGGATCGGCGCTTCGCGGGCGTTGACATGAAACGCGGCGACCAGATCGTCCTGCTTCTCGGTGCAGCGAATCGCGATCCCGACCGTTTTCCGGAGCCGGATCGCCTCGATGTGCAGCGAGAAGACACGAGGCACCTGGCCTTCAGCCATGGGCTCCACTTCTGCCTCGGAGCCCAGCTTGCTCGCCTCGAAGCCAGCATGGCGATCGACGCGTTGTTGACCCGCTACACCCATCTCTCTCTCGAAGGCGAGGTGGCCTGGGGCGACAACCCGGTGCTACGCGGACCGCTCGAGGTACCGCTCGGCGTGTAG
- a CDS encoding SDR family oxidoreductase — translation MDLTNKRVLVVGASSGLGRASALGLAREGARVAFSSRRMEPLEAGAKEAGGGAIAVACDVREASSCEAAVVQTVEAFGGLDAIVYATGVARPLLLADADASAWSRSVETNLIGASLITRAAIPHLAETRGRALFLSSITVDDAIPRRGMGLYVVTKTALNRLVEAWQGEHPEISFIRLQVGDTHGTEFGKGWNPEETAHVRDWLDKGLLFGRSMEPEDVAEQVVWALGTREAIPVMVIQPRRALE, via the coding sequence TTGGATCTGACGAACAAGCGTGTGCTCGTGGTCGGCGCGTCCTCTGGCCTGGGGCGGGCTTCTGCGCTTGGCCTGGCACGTGAGGGCGCGCGGGTGGCGTTCTCGTCCCGGCGCATGGAGCCCCTGGAAGCAGGGGCAAAGGAAGCCGGCGGGGGCGCGATCGCCGTGGCCTGCGATGTTCGGGAGGCGTCGAGTTGTGAGGCGGCCGTGGTGCAGACCGTCGAGGCCTTTGGTGGATTGGATGCGATCGTCTATGCCACAGGAGTGGCAAGGCCCCTTCTGCTTGCGGACGCCGACGCCTCCGCATGGTCCCGATCCGTCGAGACGAACCTGATCGGCGCGTCCCTCATTACGAGGGCGGCGATTCCCCATCTTGCGGAGACGCGTGGGCGGGCTCTTTTCCTGTCGTCGATCACCGTCGATGACGCGATTCCCCGCCGGGGCATGGGGCTCTACGTCGTGACCAAGACCGCCCTCAACCGGCTGGTCGAGGCCTGGCAGGGTGAGCATCCGGAGATCTCCTTCATCCGATTGCAGGTCGGCGACACCCACGGCACCGAGTTCGGGAAAGGCTGGAACCCCGAGGAAACCGCCCACGTTCGCGATTGGCTCGACAAGGGCCTGCTCTTTGGCCGCTCGATGGAACCGGAGGATGTGGCCGAGCAGGTCGTCTGGGCGCTCGGCACGCGGGAAGCCATCCCGGTGATGGTCATCCAGCCCCGTCGCGCGTTGGAGTAG